One Fuerstiella marisgermanici DNA window includes the following coding sequences:
- a CDS encoding DUF1549 and DUF1553 domain-containing protein yields MFIALSNSLHASEPTVDFQNDLQPIFTRFGCTTGPCHGKARGQGGFQLSLLGFDSDFDYEAIAKEGRGRRVFPAAPELSLLLQKPTGQVPHGGGVRLEAGGEEYNLILKWIKEGMPRKVKSAPKLVNVTVSPDDIILKNEQSQPLKVTAHYDDNTTRDVTRLASFQSNESPIASVSEEGLITAGTITGNAAIMGRFMGMIGICDVAIPRPEAVPAKEYEQLPRNNFIDDLVWTKLQQLNITPSDICDDATYLRRVTTDICGRIPKPDEVHKFLEDSSPDKRARLVDRLLEEPDFADHWANKWMDLLRPNPYRVGIKAVLNYDQWIRERFHQRMPWDQFVRELITAKGSTFRNGAVTLFRDRRSPDEVGTLTSQLFVGVRLDCAKCHHHVFEKWSQADFYSFAAYFKKVGRKGRGVSPPISGSEEFIYAGTKGSVKHPVTGEEMEPRPLWGDDTVDPDLLDPRDALAEWMTSPDNAQFAQVFANRVWADLMGRGLVEPVDDFRATNPASNQPLLTALGSHFRDEGFSLANLIRTIAASHVYQLNSDINERNAADNRNYSRHYRQRLRAEVLLDAVADITGMPQSYEAMPPGSTAKQIWTHRTTSLFLDTFGRPDPNQDPPCERQPESTVVQSLHLMNSENMHNDLVNDKGNAARLADSKKEAPELTQEIYQLIYGRNPTANEIQLVADLLSAENADRRQVIEDVMWAMLNTPEFVFQN; encoded by the coding sequence ATGTTCATTGCGCTAAGCAACAGTTTGCACGCGAGTGAACCGACCGTCGACTTCCAAAACGATCTGCAACCGATCTTCACTCGGTTCGGGTGTACGACCGGACCGTGTCACGGAAAGGCTCGCGGACAGGGCGGCTTTCAACTGTCTTTGTTGGGATTCGATTCCGACTTCGACTACGAAGCGATCGCCAAAGAAGGACGAGGACGGCGCGTCTTCCCGGCTGCTCCGGAACTTAGCCTGCTGCTGCAGAAACCAACTGGCCAGGTACCTCACGGTGGCGGCGTACGTTTGGAAGCGGGCGGCGAAGAATACAACCTGATTCTAAAATGGATCAAAGAAGGCATGCCGCGCAAAGTTAAATCAGCACCCAAGCTGGTTAACGTGACGGTATCTCCCGACGACATCATTCTAAAAAATGAGCAGTCTCAGCCGCTGAAAGTGACGGCTCACTACGACGACAACACCACACGCGACGTCACTCGCCTGGCCAGCTTTCAGTCGAACGAATCGCCGATCGCTTCTGTCAGCGAAGAGGGTTTGATCACGGCAGGAACGATCACCGGCAACGCGGCAATCATGGGCCGCTTTATGGGGATGATCGGAATCTGCGACGTCGCGATTCCTCGACCGGAAGCTGTCCCCGCCAAAGAGTACGAGCAACTTCCTCGCAACAACTTTATCGACGACCTTGTCTGGACCAAGCTTCAGCAACTTAACATAACGCCGTCCGACATTTGCGACGACGCGACTTACCTTCGCCGAGTCACCACCGATATCTGCGGCCGAATTCCGAAGCCGGACGAAGTTCACAAGTTTCTTGAAGACTCATCGCCGGACAAGCGTGCTCGCTTAGTTGACCGTCTGCTGGAAGAACCGGATTTCGCTGACCATTGGGCGAACAAGTGGATGGACCTGCTCCGTCCGAATCCGTATCGCGTCGGCATCAAGGCCGTCTTGAACTACGACCAGTGGATCCGCGAACGTTTTCATCAACGCATGCCGTGGGACCAGTTTGTTCGAGAACTGATCACGGCCAAGGGCAGCACCTTCCGCAACGGCGCGGTGACTTTATTCCGCGACCGACGAAGTCCGGACGAAGTTGGTACGCTGACCAGTCAGTTATTTGTGGGCGTTCGACTGGACTGTGCCAAGTGTCACCATCACGTGTTTGAAAAATGGAGTCAGGCCGACTTCTACAGTTTCGCAGCGTACTTCAAGAAAGTCGGCCGCAAAGGTCGTGGCGTGTCGCCGCCGATTTCAGGGTCTGAAGAATTCATCTACGCGGGAACCAAAGGTAGCGTTAAGCATCCGGTGACCGGCGAAGAAATGGAACCTCGCCCATTGTGGGGAGACGACACCGTCGATCCGGACTTGCTGGATCCTCGCGACGCTTTGGCCGAATGGATGACCTCACCGGACAACGCTCAGTTCGCTCAGGTATTTGCCAATCGAGTATGGGCTGACCTGATGGGGCGTGGCTTGGTTGAACCGGTAGACGATTTTCGAGCCACCAACCCCGCCAGTAACCAACCGCTGCTCACGGCCTTGGGAAGTCACTTCCGCGACGAAGGCTTCTCTCTGGCCAATTTGATTCGCACTATCGCGGCATCGCACGTCTATCAGCTGAATTCCGACATCAACGAGCGAAACGCGGCAGACAACCGCAACTATTCGCGTCACTACCGGCAGCGGTTGCGAGCCGAAGTGTTGCTGGATGCGGTGGCTGACATCACCGGGATGCCGCAGTCGTATGAAGCCATGCCGCCGGGATCAACCGCCAAGCAAATCTGGACGCACCGCACAACGTCGCTGTTTCTGGATACGTTCGGTCGTCCCGATCCCAATCAGGATCCGCCGTGCGAACGGCAGCCGGAATCAACGGTCGTGCAGTCTTTGCATCTGATGAATTCAGAAAACATGCACAACGACCTGGTGAATGATAAAGGCAATGCGGCTCGGCTGGCCGATTCGAAAAAAGAAGCGCCTGAGTTGACTCAGGAAATCTATCAGTTGATTTACGGAAGAAATCCGACCGCCAACGAAATCCAATTGGTGGCGGATCTGCTGTCTGCAGAGAACGCTGACCGCCGCCAGGTGATCGAAGACGTGATGTGGGCAATGTTGAACACACCCGAGTTTGTTTTTCAGAATTAG
- a CDS encoding DUF1501 domain-containing protein has translation MKKVRTSKRNCEGTTRRDCLQYGLGALLGTGLVDSLRVRGESAKHGGGPVATAKRCILIWMDGGPSHFETFDPKPDAPAEFRGEFGEAKTSIPGVQFSEHMVKLAATLDDFSIIRSIRHNQGNHGAGNHYMMTGAPPRIPVGCGAFVSFHPSIGSVVAKELGKDNGLPPYFSMPRMSRSGGPNFLGAKYAPFVVGDNPNSDNFRVRDVALPKTLSELRFDSRTDLRSKIDRMVRLNEEAAADPVSAFDEYFEQGYNLVTSTHAQAAFDIAQEPDAVRDRYGRDSFGQRCLLARRLVEGGVPFVTVYDGGWDHHRNIFDALRKRLPSWDNSVATLIQDLKERGMLEDTLVVALGEFGRTPKISTLSGESTPGRDHWANAMSVLMAGGGTPGGTVVGATDRKGYSAVDAVKSPENFVSTIYHKLGIDPGKIVYTPEGRPTHLVSDSTPIRELI, from the coding sequence ATGAAAAAAGTACGAACAAGCAAACGAAACTGTGAAGGAACAACTCGGCGCGACTGCCTGCAATATGGGCTGGGTGCGTTGCTGGGCACAGGGCTGGTAGACAGCCTGCGTGTGCGAGGCGAATCCGCAAAGCATGGCGGAGGTCCCGTCGCGACTGCCAAGCGTTGCATCCTGATTTGGATGGACGGTGGGCCGAGTCATTTCGAAACCTTCGACCCCAAACCCGACGCGCCAGCCGAATTTCGTGGTGAGTTTGGTGAAGCGAAAACCAGCATTCCTGGCGTTCAGTTTTCAGAGCACATGGTCAAGCTGGCTGCGACGCTGGATGACTTTTCTATCATCCGATCGATCCGCCACAACCAGGGCAATCATGGTGCCGGCAATCACTACATGATGACTGGCGCCCCACCGCGGATTCCCGTGGGTTGCGGTGCCTTTGTCAGCTTCCATCCCAGCATCGGATCGGTCGTTGCAAAAGAACTGGGCAAAGATAACGGTCTGCCGCCCTACTTCAGCATGCCTCGCATGTCGCGCTCCGGCGGCCCCAACTTTCTGGGCGCGAAGTACGCTCCATTCGTAGTAGGCGACAATCCGAATAGCGACAACTTTCGAGTTCGCGATGTCGCGTTACCTAAAACTCTGTCAGAGCTGCGTTTTGATAGCCGTACAGATTTGCGTTCGAAGATCGACCGCATGGTACGACTGAATGAAGAAGCAGCAGCCGACCCTGTCTCTGCGTTCGACGAATACTTCGAGCAGGGCTACAACCTCGTGACGTCAACGCACGCTCAGGCCGCGTTCGATATCGCTCAGGAACCGGACGCCGTTCGTGATCGTTACGGTCGCGATTCATTCGGACAGCGATGTCTGTTGGCTCGCCGTCTGGTTGAAGGGGGAGTTCCATTCGTCACTGTGTACGATGGCGGCTGGGACCATCACCGCAACATCTTCGACGCATTGCGCAAGCGTTTGCCTTCCTGGGACAATTCGGTTGCCACGCTGATTCAGGACTTAAAAGAACGCGGCATGCTGGAAGACACGCTGGTTGTCGCGCTGGGTGAATTCGGTCGTACGCCGAAGATTTCAACACTGTCTGGCGAATCAACGCCTGGCCGAGACCACTGGGCGAACGCAATGTCTGTGTTGATGGCTGGCGGCGGAACACCAGGCGGCACTGTCGTCGGTGCGACCGACCGCAAAGGTTATTCTGCAGTGGACGCCGTGAAGTCGCCGGAGAACTTTGTATCCACGATCTACCACAAGCTGGGCATCGATCCCGGCAAGATCGTCTACACTCCGGAAGGCCGACCGACTCACCTTGTGAGCGACTCAACGCCGATCCGCGAACTCATCTGA
- a CDS encoding serine/threonine protein kinase, producing the protein MSTQLPQQDIAKTSGSAIAASHGVAPSANLRAAFDQFFVTQLRVFRSGEVQLAIAAILVFTGSVGFAMLFPQLQLWTEFAARHSPTIILVLLTVVAGAVAVRQLVRASQSAPAAAPCIETIGPYVLKERLGSGGMGEVFLAEHHLMKRDCAVKLIHPRNARDEKMRANFECEAKATARLTHWNTIEIYDYGTSVDGRFYYVMEYLKGMNLWHHVQQFGPMPPGRVVYLLKQLCDALHEADCAGLVHRDIKPSNIFLTERGQSFDVVKLLDFGLVTTFTKKPIKLNNVSRTLRGSPSFMCPEQAVGRTPDSRGDLYSLGAVAYFLLTGRPPYVDENPIMLIVAHATASVPAFEELGIDVPADLAAIILKCLAREPDDRFDSARQLRSALETCECGSEWSWQFAEDWWKEHAESTVGISGVEHRESIQTSASDEDTSPEFGQASKIDHEEPTAMYAVPN; encoded by the coding sequence ATGTCCACTCAACTCCCTCAGCAAGATATAGCCAAGACTAGCGGCTCCGCCATCGCTGCGTCTCATGGCGTCGCGCCGAGTGCCAACCTGAGAGCGGCGTTTGATCAGTTTTTCGTGACGCAACTGCGAGTCTTCCGTTCAGGCGAAGTTCAGCTTGCCATTGCCGCGATTCTGGTGTTCACCGGAAGCGTGGGCTTTGCAATGCTGTTTCCTCAGCTGCAACTGTGGACAGAGTTTGCCGCTCGACATTCTCCCACCATCATCCTTGTGCTGTTAACAGTAGTTGCCGGCGCGGTTGCTGTTCGCCAGTTGGTGCGTGCAAGCCAAAGTGCCCCGGCCGCTGCCCCGTGCATCGAAACCATCGGACCGTACGTCCTTAAAGAACGGCTCGGTTCCGGCGGAATGGGCGAAGTGTTTTTAGCCGAACACCATCTGATGAAACGCGACTGTGCGGTGAAGCTCATTCATCCCCGCAACGCGCGCGATGAAAAGATGCGGGCCAATTTCGAATGCGAAGCCAAAGCGACGGCCCGGCTGACTCACTGGAACACTATCGAAATCTATGACTACGGCACATCCGTCGACGGCCGTTTCTATTACGTCATGGAATATCTGAAGGGCATGAACCTGTGGCATCACGTCCAGCAGTTTGGACCGATGCCGCCTGGCCGAGTTGTCTATCTTCTGAAGCAGCTTTGCGACGCGCTGCACGAAGCGGACTGTGCAGGTCTGGTGCATCGAGATATCAAACCCAGCAACATCTTTCTGACTGAACGAGGTCAGTCGTTCGACGTGGTTAAACTGTTGGACTTCGGTCTGGTGACGACGTTCACCAAGAAACCAATCAAACTGAATAACGTGAGTCGCACGCTTCGTGGTTCACCCTCGTTTATGTGTCCCGAACAGGCGGTTGGTCGTACGCCGGATTCGCGGGGCGATCTGTATTCGCTGGGAGCTGTTGCCTACTTTCTTCTGACCGGTCGCCCACCATACGTCGACGAAAACCCAATCATGCTGATTGTGGCTCATGCAACCGCCAGCGTGCCCGCGTTCGAGGAACTCGGAATCGACGTCCCGGCCGATCTGGCAGCCATCATTCTGAAATGCCTGGCTCGCGAGCCTGATGACCGCTTCGATTCGGCTCGACAATTACGATCCGCTTTGGAAACCTGCGAATGCGGTTCGGAATGGTCGTGGCAGTTCGCGGAAGACTGGTGGAAAGAGCATGCAGAATCGACGGTTGGAATATCAGGCGTCGAACACCGTGAATCTATTCAGACTTCAGCCAGCGACGAAGACACGTCACCGGAATTCGGCCAGGCGTCGAAAATCGATCACGAAGAACCCACCGCGATGTACGCGGTGCCGAACTAA
- a CDS encoding PVC-type heme-binding CxxCH protein: MPQYQSFLAAIHTMVLFAILLSATATQVAANDPQSPTLDTFKRQQLSDVYFSEGASAGDINGDGVADVVYGPYWFEGPDFAAKHEIYPAVPQNRKGYADNFFSWIHDFDGDGANDILTVGFPGKPGYVYRNPGKDGLDDLWERFEVIDSVSNESPQFTDLNGDGVAELVCSRHGAYIYATPGDDPFQPWKITAISGKVAPVPFGHGLGVGDVNGDGRQDVLARNGWFEQPKEPATQPAAPGLEQWHFHEFNFGAAPSDMFAYDVDGDGDNDVITALSAHNFGLVWYENTQTLSNGDVKFQQHVIMGDKPENNAYGLVFSEPHAVKLADINGDGLQDIVTGKTYWSHHTKSPMWDAGAVVYWFELRRSKDGEVEFVPHKADGESGIGRGLFVGDINNDDLPDIVTGGMKGAHVLTHSRRTVNKEEYELAQPQRHKELAAGLSPEEAAKNMTVPAGFKVQLAAGEPMVHQPVAMCFDAKGRLWVAEAHTYPQRAPEGEGKDKIMIFEDTDLDGVFDKSKTFIEGLNLVSGLEVGFGGVYVGAAPYLMFIPDRDGDDVPDKVAADNGVASGRQHVKFPKDVPPGAIVLRDGFGWDDTHETLNAFIWGPDGWLYGCHGVFTHSKVGKPGTPDDQRTGLNAGVWRYHPTKDEFEVFAHGTSNPWGVDFNDHGQAFISACVIPHLWHMVQGGRYHRQGGQHFNPHTYDDIKTIADHAHFTGNIRDHAWWGHEPGINASVDQAGGGHAHAGAMIYRGDNWPDSYRNQMFFNNIHGNRINCDILHRKGSGYIGSHGKDLMKANDQWFRGINLRYGPDGSVYLIDWYDKNACHRNNPEIWDRSNGRIYRISYGESKPQKVNLEALESLELVEYLFRKNAWYSTMARKILQHRGGNEKLWDAIEGGMRASDAPDDSFYGTSTFLQGLWAMHVTGGLSDGNEFAESFLDSPREYVAAWSIQLEMENRHVTPKTLKEFEHLARKTDSAAVRMYLASALQRLPLEQRWTLAENLAAHGEDADDHNIPLLLWYGVEPLVPTDAKRAMKLALKSNIPLLRQYVVRRASSQNDTVGAVVATLATSKDPDLIKLILDEMLASFEGRVDVPMPDAWKPAFSSLSSNAPGDAATQQEITDKANQLAVIFGDQRIYPLMRNLLADADQDIKRRRQALDVLVRGQDKAASDVLLSDSVLKNEQLQAAAVKALSTVGNDDVPSSLLTNYKSFGEATRNDVVSTLVSRPNWTSALLNAIGNKTVPASDLHAYHVRQILAFKNDSINGLLKKHWGEIRETSADRKQQIATWKQQLTPDTLKKAHLGNGRRVFKKTCQTCHKLFGTGGDIGPDITGSNRANLDYILENVLDPSAVVGRSYQMTTVVLESGQLVSGLLKQETDSALTIQTINDKVVVPKSQIDERSLSDVSMMPERQLDALSKDDARDLIAYLASPAQLALSGPPAPIDSETGKVLGAIEGENMKVVEKTNGSTRNQKMGGFTADRWSGNDQIWWNGGKPGDRLALELPVPEDGTYTIEIVFTKARDYGTIKLSIDDAVLEDSLDLFDAKQVVTTGVLSYSGVKLSKGDRRLNVELIGANPKAVKSYMVGIDFVRLTQDN, translated from the coding sequence ATGCCTCAGTACCAAAGTTTCTTAGCCGCCATCCATACGATGGTGCTGTTCGCGATTCTGCTGTCAGCCACCGCGACGCAGGTTGCCGCAAACGATCCGCAATCACCGACTCTGGATACGTTTAAGCGTCAGCAACTTTCCGACGTCTATTTTTCTGAAGGCGCATCAGCGGGCGACATCAATGGCGACGGCGTGGCCGACGTGGTGTATGGACCATATTGGTTTGAAGGCCCGGACTTCGCCGCGAAGCACGAAATCTATCCAGCGGTTCCTCAAAATCGAAAAGGCTACGCAGACAACTTTTTCAGTTGGATTCATGACTTCGATGGCGACGGAGCCAACGACATTCTGACAGTCGGCTTTCCTGGCAAACCCGGTTATGTCTACCGCAACCCGGGGAAGGACGGCCTGGACGACTTGTGGGAACGTTTCGAAGTGATTGATTCTGTCTCAAACGAATCGCCGCAGTTCACAGACCTGAACGGCGACGGTGTGGCAGAGCTGGTCTGCAGTCGACACGGAGCATACATCTACGCGACTCCTGGCGACGATCCGTTTCAGCCCTGGAAGATCACAGCGATCAGCGGCAAGGTGGCCCCCGTTCCGTTCGGCCACGGTTTGGGAGTTGGCGACGTCAACGGCGACGGACGACAGGATGTTCTTGCCCGTAACGGGTGGTTTGAGCAACCTAAAGAACCTGCCACTCAACCAGCAGCGCCCGGCCTGGAACAATGGCACTTCCATGAGTTCAATTTCGGAGCAGCGCCGTCAGACATGTTTGCGTATGACGTAGATGGGGACGGCGACAACGATGTCATCACCGCGCTTAGTGCTCACAACTTCGGACTGGTGTGGTACGAAAACACGCAAACACTTTCGAACGGCGACGTGAAGTTTCAACAGCACGTCATCATGGGCGACAAGCCGGAAAACAATGCGTACGGACTCGTCTTTTCCGAACCGCATGCCGTCAAACTGGCCGACATCAACGGCGATGGCCTGCAGGACATTGTGACGGGCAAAACGTATTGGTCGCATCATACTAAGAGTCCGATGTGGGATGCGGGAGCGGTCGTATACTGGTTTGAGCTACGTCGAAGCAAAGATGGCGAAGTTGAATTCGTGCCGCACAAAGCCGACGGCGAATCGGGCATTGGTCGCGGACTGTTTGTCGGCGACATTAACAACGATGACCTTCCCGATATCGTGACCGGCGGCATGAAGGGAGCTCACGTGCTCACCCATTCACGCCGGACCGTCAACAAAGAAGAATACGAACTCGCTCAACCGCAGCGGCACAAAGAACTGGCGGCCGGCCTTAGTCCGGAAGAAGCGGCTAAGAATATGACCGTTCCCGCAGGCTTCAAAGTTCAACTGGCGGCCGGCGAACCGATGGTCCACCAACCGGTGGCGATGTGCTTTGACGCCAAAGGCCGACTGTGGGTCGCGGAAGCTCATACGTATCCTCAGCGAGCTCCCGAGGGCGAAGGCAAAGACAAGATCATGATTTTCGAAGACACCGATTTGGACGGCGTCTTCGACAAATCAAAGACCTTCATCGAAGGGCTGAACCTGGTCAGCGGCCTGGAAGTGGGCTTTGGCGGTGTGTACGTCGGAGCAGCTCCGTACTTGATGTTCATTCCGGATCGTGACGGCGACGACGTGCCGGACAAAGTCGCCGCCGACAACGGAGTCGCATCTGGCCGCCAACACGTAAAGTTCCCGAAAGACGTTCCTCCCGGAGCCATCGTGCTGCGCGACGGCTTTGGCTGGGATGATACTCATGAGACACTGAATGCGTTTATCTGGGGGCCGGACGGTTGGTTGTATGGCTGCCACGGTGTTTTCACACATTCCAAAGTTGGCAAGCCGGGTACGCCGGACGATCAACGAACCGGTCTGAATGCCGGTGTCTGGCGGTACCATCCGACCAAAGACGAGTTCGAAGTGTTCGCTCACGGAACCAGTAATCCGTGGGGCGTTGACTTCAATGATCACGGCCAGGCGTTCATTTCTGCCTGTGTGATCCCTCATCTGTGGCACATGGTTCAGGGAGGCCGCTACCACCGACAGGGCGGTCAGCATTTTAATCCTCACACTTACGACGATATCAAAACCATTGCCGACCACGCTCACTTTACCGGCAACATTCGAGACCACGCGTGGTGGGGCCATGAACCGGGCATCAACGCATCGGTCGATCAGGCCGGCGGCGGCCACGCTCACGCAGGAGCCATGATTTATCGCGGCGACAACTGGCCGGATAGCTATCGCAACCAGATGTTTTTTAACAACATCCACGGTAACCGTATCAACTGCGACATTCTGCATCGCAAAGGATCAGGCTACATTGGAAGCCACGGCAAAGATTTGATGAAAGCGAACGATCAATGGTTCCGTGGCATCAACCTTCGCTACGGCCCGGACGGCAGCGTGTACCTGATTGACTGGTACGACAAAAACGCGTGCCACCGCAACAACCCTGAAATCTGGGACCGCAGCAACGGCCGCATTTACCGAATCAGCTACGGTGAAAGCAAACCTCAGAAGGTGAATCTGGAAGCACTGGAATCGCTCGAATTGGTCGAGTACCTGTTCCGCAAAAACGCGTGGTATTCCACGATGGCACGGAAGATCTTGCAGCACCGTGGCGGTAACGAAAAGCTGTGGGACGCCATCGAAGGCGGCATGCGCGCGAGCGACGCGCCGGATGATTCGTTCTATGGAACCTCCACATTCCTGCAGGGGCTGTGGGCCATGCATGTCACCGGTGGGCTGTCGGATGGGAACGAGTTTGCAGAATCGTTTCTGGATTCACCGCGGGAATATGTTGCTGCGTGGAGTATCCAGCTCGAAATGGAGAACCGGCACGTCACGCCAAAGACGCTGAAAGAGTTTGAACACCTTGCTCGCAAAACCGATTCGGCCGCCGTGCGTATGTATCTCGCGTCTGCACTACAACGTCTGCCACTGGAACAACGTTGGACGCTGGCCGAGAACCTCGCGGCTCACGGCGAAGACGCGGACGATCATAACATTCCGTTGCTGCTGTGGTACGGCGTTGAACCGCTGGTGCCGACGGATGCAAAACGAGCCATGAAGCTCGCGTTGAAATCCAACATTCCCCTGTTGCGGCAGTACGTTGTCCGCCGAGCGTCCTCGCAGAACGACACCGTCGGCGCTGTTGTCGCCACATTGGCCACGTCGAAGGATCCAGACCTGATTAAGCTGATCCTGGACGAAATGCTAGCGTCGTTTGAAGGTCGAGTCGACGTGCCGATGCCGGACGCGTGGAAGCCAGCATTCTCTTCGCTTTCCAGCAACGCTCCCGGCGACGCAGCAACTCAACAGGAGATCACCGACAAAGCCAATCAGTTGGCGGTTATCTTTGGCGACCAGCGAATCTATCCGCTCATGCGAAACCTGCTGGCCGATGCCGATCAGGATATCAAGCGACGTCGCCAGGCTCTGGACGTGTTGGTCCGAGGCCAAGACAAAGCGGCTTCCGACGTGTTGCTGTCGGATTCTGTGCTGAAAAACGAACAACTGCAGGCTGCGGCCGTAAAGGCACTTTCCACCGTTGGCAACGACGATGTGCCTTCCAGCTTGCTGACCAACTATAAGTCGTTCGGCGAAGCGACTCGCAACGACGTCGTCAGCACGTTGGTGTCGCGGCCGAATTGGACATCTGCACTATTGAATGCGATCGGTAACAAGACCGTGCCTGCCAGCGACCTGCATGCTTACCACGTGCGACAGATACTGGCCTTCAAAAACGATTCCATCAACGGTCTGCTGAAGAAGCACTGGGGCGAAATTCGCGAAACCAGCGCCGACCGCAAACAGCAAATCGCGACGTGGAAGCAGCAACTCACTCCGGACACACTAAAGAAAGCTCACCTGGGCAACGGCCGTCGAGTCTTTAAGAAAACGTGTCAGACCTGCCACAAGCTGTTCGGGACCGGCGGTGACATCGGGCCGGACATCACGGGATCAAACCGAGCCAACCTGGACTACATTCTGGAAAATGTACTCGACCCAAGCGCGGTCGTGGGCCGCAGTTATCAGATGACAACGGTTGTATTGGAAAGTGGCCAGCTTGTCAGCGGTCTGCTCAAGCAGGAAACCGATAGTGCACTGACGATTCAGACCATCAACGACAAAGTGGTTGTGCCGAAAAGCCAAATCGATGAACGCAGCCTCAGCGACGTTTCCATGATGCCTGAACGACAGCTTGACGCTTTATCAAAAGACGACGCTCGTGACCTTATCGCGTACCTCGCCAGCCCGGCACAGCTTGCACTGTCCGGCCCTCCTGCGCCGATTGACTCAGAAACCGGTAAGGTGCTTGGTGCGATCGAAGGCGAGAACATGAAGGTTGTGGAAAAGACGAATGGGTCGACTCGCAACCAGAAAATGGGAGGCTTCACGGCGGATCGCTGGAGTGGCAACGATCAAATCTGGTGGAACGGCGGCAAACCCGGCGACCGCCTGGCTCTGGAATTACCTGTCCCCGAAGACGGCACGTACACGATCGAAATTGTCTTCACCAAAGCACGCGACTACGGCACTATCAAGCTGTCGATCGATGACGCGGTGCTGGAAGATTCACTCGATCTGTTCGACGCTAAACAGGTCGTGACCACCGGAGTTCTAAGCTATTCCGGCGTGAAGCTATCGAAGGGCGACCGTCGGCTGAATGTGGAACTGATCGGGGCGAATCCGAAGGCGGTGAAATCGTACATGGTGGGAATCGACTTTGTACGCCTGACTCAGGACAACTAG
- a CDS encoding tetratricopeptide repeat protein, with the protein MDSPWIRTTTTDTFRQDVIDQSNDVPVVIDFWAEWCQPCQQLMPILEKLATEFDGRFILMKINVDELPEIAGAFGVQSIPFVLAMIDGQPASQLPGVMPEPQVKEWLESFLPSAAMEAYNSGLQAEGTGDLETAEDCFRKAATMEADVPQFQIALGRTLLALDRELECAEIVEQLESRGFLEPEAESLKEQLELRSNVEDSGGITAARTALEADPNNVGLQIQLAEALSVEKRYPEACDLLLNVIQTDRTEVRDRAKDAMVTILSAMGPKSTQAGEYRRRLATAFY; encoded by the coding sequence ATGGACAGCCCCTGGATTCGCACAACCACCACCGACACCTTTCGTCAGGACGTCATCGACCAATCCAACGACGTGCCGGTCGTGATCGATTTCTGGGCCGAATGGTGTCAGCCGTGTCAGCAGTTGATGCCCATTCTGGAAAAGCTGGCGACCGAATTCGACGGCCGCTTCATTCTGATGAAAATCAACGTCGACGAACTGCCGGAAATCGCCGGCGCGTTTGGCGTACAGTCAATTCCATTTGTCCTTGCCATGATTGATGGCCAGCCTGCCAGCCAGTTGCCTGGCGTGATGCCGGAACCTCAGGTGAAGGAATGGCTCGAATCATTTCTGCCTTCGGCCGCGATGGAAGCCTACAACTCAGGTTTGCAGGCCGAAGGAACGGGCGACCTGGAAACCGCTGAAGACTGTTTCCGTAAAGCCGCGACCATGGAAGCCGATGTGCCGCAGTTTCAGATTGCGTTGGGCCGCACATTGTTGGCTCTTGATCGTGAACTGGAATGCGCCGAAATTGTTGAGCAACTCGAATCACGCGGTTTTCTGGAACCCGAAGCGGAATCGCTGAAAGAACAATTGGAACTGAGATCCAATGTCGAAGATTCCGGCGGCATCACGGCCGCTCGCACAGCTTTGGAAGCCGATCCGAATAACGTCGGACTTCAGATTCAACTGGCGGAAGCGTTGAGCGTCGAAAAGCGATACCCCGAAGCCTGCGACTTACTGTTGAACGTCATTCAAACCGATCGAACGGAAGTTCGTGACAGAGCGAAAGACGCCATGGTCACGATCCTGTCAGCGATGGGCCCCAAGTCGACTCAAGCGGGCGAATACCGTCGCCGCCTTGCCACGGCGTTCTATTAA